A region of Desulfobacterales bacterium DNA encodes the following proteins:
- a CDS encoding response regulator, with product MGKYSKVSLKNSISTKLLRLVFSLYILIAMTLTLAHMTAEYRNTKHTVLNELKGLQPTFEASLGRALWEFNIQQVQVTIDGLLEIPIIVGAKIEDATGKEIVMIGTVINNKGTQLTIATNKDTPSYKPNHMFSDIFYYSFPIRYTNEFGETTTEGRGTFYSSTNVIWKKVQYGFIIIILSSFIKTIALWIIFLIFARTLLNRPLKILTDAAERLELDNLDDVKIDIKTKGRTELKVLEEAFNSMVEKLTSAREKLHTYMEKLKLKNEALVNSEKKYRNIFNKALEGIFQITPDGKFISANPAMARILGYRSPDELLMRITEIETQLFADPKQFSDLLRKLSTKKTIKNYETRLIRKDKTLMWGSIKIQKEVNEDNKISHIEGLIEDITDQKYAEELLINAYKEVEQQVYERTVELRMANEQLKYAKDTAIKAAQSKSEFLANMSHEIRTPMNGVIAAADLALGLNSDSKIERYLSIIQSSGHSLLSIINDILDFSKIESGKMIFEETPFNLNEIFDNLSNMFSAKLLEMHKQIELIIDIQPGTPISLIGDKTRLQQVLTNLLGNAVKFTEKGYILFGVKDLQKEGNMVKLQFYVKDTGIGIKQSYLENLFEPFTQADASISRKYGGTGLGMTISKKLIELMNGNMWAESELGKGTTFYFTVDLNYQLNQDDRYKIPPEIKNLNALVIDDCEETQIIISKYLNALGFKTECIYSGNEALDNLKKIRSPVNSINFIVIDWLMPGINGIETTKKIRKELQLQIPIIMVSAFGKIDEEDEAISSGVNFYIAKPVSINTLYEAIMKAFGFSDQINTNLKEKIKKIDVLDRNILAGRQILLAEDNLTNQEIAIAVLSQGKMIVDIANNGREAVDAVYRKDYDAVLMDMQMPEMDGYEATRLIRKDIRFLELPIIAMTAHAMKGDKEKCLDAGMNGYVTKPINQQKLIKTLGQFIKDKKKVDINQEKQAQIVKNDKSIKHILPENILGIDMQNAKESLGIDDVTFKKILISFFRNNQSSMENIKTTFQQKDWENLRELAHSLKGSTSNIRANEVQIAAEIIENTSKDSSKRKPDSKMIENLENKMNQLMASLKTLLEPEPDIVNSSIEKIDTEKIKPVIICLINALTDSDPSKIKIYYTNLLTHIGFQKTSSLKACIEDFDYELAAEQVKIIADELGIAI from the coding sequence ATGGGAAAATATTCAAAAGTTTCATTGAAAAATTCTATTTCCACTAAACTGTTAAGGTTAGTATTTAGCCTTTATATACTAATTGCAATGACTTTAACATTGGCTCATATGACGGCAGAGTACCGTAATACAAAACATACTGTTTTAAACGAACTTAAAGGTTTACAACCGACCTTTGAAGCCAGTTTAGGCAGAGCTCTTTGGGAATTTAATATCCAGCAAGTCCAAGTAACAATCGATGGCCTTTTGGAAATACCTATCATTGTCGGAGCAAAAATCGAAGATGCTACCGGAAAAGAAATCGTAATGATTGGCACTGTTATAAATAATAAAGGAACGCAACTCACTATAGCTACAAACAAAGATACACCGTCCTATAAACCGAATCATATGTTTTCAGATATCTTTTACTATTCATTTCCTATTAGATATACCAATGAATTTGGAGAGACAACAACCGAAGGGCGCGGGACATTTTATTCAAGTACAAATGTTATCTGGAAAAAAGTGCAGTATGGTTTCATTATTATTATTTTATCATCCTTCATAAAGACTATAGCATTATGGATTATTTTTTTAATTTTCGCCAGAACTCTTTTAAACCGGCCATTGAAAATACTTACAGATGCGGCTGAGCGTTTAGAACTGGATAATCTTGATGACGTAAAAATCGATATTAAAACTAAAGGCAGGACTGAACTCAAGGTTTTAGAAGAGGCATTTAATTCAATGGTAGAAAAGCTCACATCTGCGAGAGAAAAGCTTCACACCTACATGGAAAAGCTAAAACTCAAAAATGAAGCTCTTGTAAATTCCGAAAAAAAATATCGTAATATCTTTAATAAGGCCTTAGAAGGAATATTTCAAATAACGCCAGATGGTAAATTTATAAGTGCGAATCCTGCGATGGCCCGTATTCTGGGATATCGAAGCCCTGATGAATTATTGATGCGTATCACAGAGATTGAAACTCAATTATTCGCCGATCCAAAACAATTTAGTGATCTGTTAAGAAAACTGTCGACAAAAAAAACGATTAAAAATTATGAAACTCGATTGATTCGAAAAGATAAAACCCTTATGTGGGGATCTATCAAAATACAAAAAGAAGTGAATGAAGACAATAAAATTAGTCATATAGAAGGGCTTATAGAAGATATTACAGATCAAAAATATGCTGAAGAATTACTTATTAATGCCTATAAAGAAGTGGAACAACAAGTATACGAACGTACGGTTGAACTCAGAATGGCTAATGAACAACTAAAATATGCCAAAGATACAGCTATAAAAGCTGCTCAATCAAAAAGCGAGTTCCTTGCAAATATGAGTCATGAAATTAGAACCCCTATGAACGGAGTAATTGCTGCGGCTGATCTTGCGTTGGGTTTAAACAGTGACTCAAAGATAGAAAGATATCTTTCCATTATTCAATCTTCTGGGCATTCCTTATTGAGCATTATTAATGATATTTTAGATTTTTCCAAAATTGAGTCTGGAAAAATGATATTTGAGGAAACACCTTTTAATCTAAATGAAATATTTGATAATCTTTCAAATATGTTTAGCGCAAAACTTTTAGAAATGCATAAACAGATAGAATTGATTATAGACATTCAACCAGGCACTCCGATCTCATTAATTGGTGATAAAACAAGGCTACAGCAAGTTTTGACCAATCTTTTAGGAAATGCAGTCAAGTTCACTGAAAAAGGGTATATTCTCTTTGGCGTTAAAGACCTTCAAAAAGAAGGAAATATGGTAAAACTCCAATTTTATGTCAAAGATACGGGTATCGGTATAAAACAATCTTATCTGGAAAATCTGTTTGAACCTTTTACTCAGGCAGATGCATCAATATCTCGAAAGTATGGCGGCACTGGTTTAGGGATGACTATTTCCAAAAAATTGATTGAACTTATGAACGGGAATATGTGGGCAGAAAGCGAGTTGGGCAAAGGGACAACATTTTATTTTACCGTAGACCTAAACTATCAATTGAATCAAGATGATAGATATAAAATCCCACCTGAAATAAAAAATCTAAATGCATTAGTTATTGATGATTGTGAAGAGACTCAGATAATTATATCAAAATATCTAAATGCATTAGGATTTAAAACAGAATGTATTTATTCGGGGAATGAGGCTTTGGATAATCTTAAAAAAATAAGATCACCCGTAAATTCAATCAACTTTATCGTCATAGACTGGCTTATGCCTGGAATTAATGGTATTGAGACCACGAAAAAAATTCGAAAAGAGTTACAGCTACAAATTCCAATTATTATGGTGAGTGCTTTTGGGAAGATTGATGAGGAAGACGAAGCAATAAGTTCTGGCGTAAATTTTTATATTGCTAAACCTGTTAGCATAAATACCCTGTATGAAGCTATTATGAAGGCATTTGGGTTTAGTGACCAAATCAACACGAATTTAAAAGAAAAGATCAAAAAAATAGATGTCCTTGATAGGAATATTCTGGCAGGTAGACAAATACTTTTGGCAGAAGATAACCTAACAAATCAGGAAATTGCCATTGCTGTGCTGTCCCAAGGCAAAATGATAGTAGATATCGCCAACAATGGTAGAGAAGCGGTTGATGCTGTATACAGAAAAGACTATGATGCAGTTTTAATGGATATGCAGATGCCAGAAATGGACGGATATGAAGCTACCAGACTGATTCGTAAAGATATTAGGTTTTTAGAACTTCCTATTATTGCAATGACTGCCCATGCAATGAAGGGAGACAAAGAAAAATGCTTAGATGCAGGAATGAACGGATATGTTACTAAACCTATCAACCAGCAAAAATTGATTAAAACCTTAGGACAGTTCATCAAAGACAAAAAAAAGGTGGACATAAATCAAGAAAAACAGGCTCAAATCGTTAAAAATGATAAATCAATAAAGCATATCCTTCCAGAAAATATATTGGGGATTGATATGCAAAATGCAAAAGAATCATTAGGAATTGATGATGTAACATTCAAAAAAATTTTAATAAGCTTCTTTAGAAATAATCAATCCTCAATGGAAAATATTAAAACAACTTTCCAGCAAAAGGATTGGGAGAATCTTCGTGAATTAGCCCATAGTCTTAAAGGCAGTACATCAAATATTAGAGCAAATGAAGTTCAAATAGCCGCCGAAATAATAGAAAATACAAGTAAAGATTCGTCTAAAAGAAAACCTGATTCAAAAATGATTGAAAACTTAGAGAATAAGATGAATCAATTAATGGCATCGCTAAAGACCCTTTTAGAACCAGAGCCAGATATAGTTAACAGTTCAATTGAAAAGATAGATACTGAAAAAATTAAACCAGTTATTATATGCCTTATAAATGCTCTCACAGACAGTGACCCCTCAAAAATAAAAATTTATTATACTAACTTGTTGACACATATTGGTTTTCAAAAAACAAGTTCGTTAAAGGCATGTATAGAAGATTTTGATTATGAACTCGCTGCTGAACAAGTAAAAATAATTGCAGATGAACTCGGAATTGCTATTTAA
- a CDS encoding ABC transporter substrate-binding protein → MKISFVNRFFKLKIIGLILAFIMLTSIANAQPKKIKIGFFTPHLQNAFWIKAEKLFRAACNDFNIEIKIYHANNSRETMREQIIDAVSGQDKVDAIIFQSFKQAGESFIQIADAAKVPAFLFNAGVDHNKTGLPRGKYKYWIGEMMPSDEEAGFNLANYLIDAAIKTGNIDETGKVQMVGINGIFSDGASIERGIGLQRALNGRSDANLIRVIPGDWGFDTAKEKFLLLKKRYPQIKVVWSANDNMALGAIAGCKEMNLTVGKDIIIGGIDWDVDALKSIKTGEMSITIGGHYLDAAWAVVLLYDYFNGVDFAQESVMMKSQMHLITKSNIELFLNKLGDDEWEKVDFTKFSKKINPTIQKYNFTLEEILKQL, encoded by the coding sequence ATGAAGATATCATTTGTAAATCGTTTTTTTAAATTAAAAATTATTGGTTTAATATTAGCTTTTATAATGCTGACATCTATAGCAAATGCCCAGCCCAAAAAAATTAAGATAGGTTTTTTTACCCCACATTTACAAAATGCATTTTGGATTAAAGCAGAAAAACTTTTTAGAGCAGCATGTAACGATTTTAATATAGAAATCAAAATATATCATGCGAACAACAGTCGCGAAACTATGCGAGAACAAATTATAGACGCAGTTAGCGGTCAAGATAAAGTTGATGCCATAATTTTTCAAAGTTTTAAACAAGCCGGAGAAAGTTTTATACAAATCGCCGATGCCGCAAAAGTACCTGCCTTTTTATTCAATGCTGGCGTTGATCATAATAAGACCGGCCTCCCCAGGGGAAAATACAAATACTGGATTGGAGAAATGATGCCAAGTGATGAAGAAGCAGGATTTAATCTTGCTAATTATCTAATTGATGCTGCAATAAAAACAGGAAATATTGATGAAACCGGCAAAGTACAAATGGTTGGTATTAATGGCATATTTTCTGACGGCGCTTCCATAGAAAGGGGAATCGGTTTACAACGAGCATTAAATGGAAGATCTGATGCAAACTTAATTAGAGTTATTCCTGGCGATTGGGGCTTTGATACTGCTAAAGAAAAATTTCTCCTGCTAAAAAAACGATACCCTCAGATTAAAGTAGTTTGGTCAGCAAACGACAACATGGCTTTAGGTGCAATTGCTGGTTGCAAAGAAATGAATCTTACCGTAGGCAAAGATATTATAATAGGCGGTATAGACTGGGACGTTGACGCTTTGAAATCTATAAAAACTGGCGAAATGTCTATAACAATTGGAGGGCATTATCTTGACGCCGCCTGGGCAGTTGTTTTACTTTATGATTATTTTAATGGTGTTGATTTCGCTCAAGAATCAGTGATGATGAAATCCCAAATGCACCTAATTACTAAATCTAATATTGAATTATTTCTTAATAAACTTGGAGATGATGAATGGGAAAAAGTCGATTTTACAAAATTTTCAAAAAAAATAAATCCTACCATTCAAAAATATAATTTTACTTTAGAAGAAATTTTGAAACAATTATAG
- a CDS encoding YgiQ family radical SAM protein, whose product MKFIPTSFQELKKLKWHNLDVILVTGDTYIDSSFIGISVIGRVLASAGYKVGIIAQPDIYSDNDITRLGEPALFWGVTSGCMDSMVSNYTATKKKRNTDDLTPGGRNIKRPDRAVIVYTNLIKKYFKDTVPIVLGGIEASLRRISHYDYWSNSIKRSILFDSKADILVYGMGEKTILELAEVIKSKGDITKIRGICYISKEKINEYIELPSHDAVRSDKEKFIEMFNLFYKNSDPFNSFGLFQKQDSRYLVQNKPQFLLDTKFLDEIYEYPYARDVHPYYKQDGEVRAVSTIKFSITSHRGCYGECNFCSISLHQGRIINERSEESILREAEHISNLPDFKGYISDIGGPTANMYGIECEKKRKKGHCNEKRCLWPNICKNLAISNSGHARQIGLLKKLRSLPNIKKVFIGSGIRYDIIINDKKYGSKYLREVVFNHISGQLKIAPEHSEDEILKSMGKPFKHSLIEFKAMFDEINKEVDKKQFLTYYFIAAYPDCKLDDMYELRNFIKSELKIKPEQVQIFTPTPSTYSTLMYYTEINPFDNKRIYVEKNNKNKEKQKEAIIY is encoded by the coding sequence ATGAAATTTATTCCTACATCTTTCCAAGAACTTAAAAAATTAAAATGGCATAATTTAGATGTTATCCTTGTAACTGGCGATACCTATATTGATTCATCTTTTATTGGTATCTCTGTAATTGGCAGGGTATTAGCTTCAGCAGGTTATAAAGTCGGTATAATTGCTCAACCTGATATTTACAGTGATAACGATATAACTCGATTAGGAGAACCAGCTTTGTTTTGGGGCGTTACGTCAGGATGCATGGATTCAATGGTATCAAATTATACTGCTACGAAAAAAAAAAGAAATACAGATGATTTAACTCCAGGCGGGAGAAATATAAAGCGTCCAGACAGGGCGGTTATCGTATATACAAACCTTATAAAAAAATATTTTAAAGATACAGTTCCAATTGTTCTTGGCGGAATTGAAGCGAGTTTAAGGCGTATATCCCACTATGATTATTGGTCTAATTCTATTAAAAGATCAATATTGTTTGATTCAAAAGCGGATATTCTTGTGTATGGAATGGGTGAAAAAACTATTTTAGAACTTGCGGAAGTTATAAAATCTAAAGGAGACATTACAAAAATAAGAGGCATTTGCTACATAAGTAAAGAAAAAATAAATGAATACATAGAACTTCCTTCCCATGATGCCGTACGTTCAGATAAAGAAAAATTCATTGAAATGTTTAATCTCTTCTATAAAAATAGTGATCCTTTTAATTCTTTTGGTCTGTTTCAAAAACAGGATTCACGATATTTAGTTCAGAATAAACCTCAATTTCTCCTTGATACAAAATTTCTTGATGAAATCTATGAATATCCTTACGCTCGAGATGTCCACCCATATTATAAACAGGATGGAGAAGTAAGAGCTGTTTCGACAATAAAATTTTCTATTACAAGCCACAGAGGTTGTTATGGAGAATGTAATTTCTGTTCAATTTCATTGCACCAAGGCAGAATTATAAATGAAAGAAGCGAAGAATCAATTTTACGAGAAGCGGAACACATATCAAATCTACCTGATTTTAAAGGCTATATAAGCGATATTGGAGGTCCTACTGCAAATATGTATGGAATTGAATGTGAAAAAAAAAGAAAAAAAGGACATTGTAACGAAAAAAGATGTCTTTGGCCTAATATATGCAAGAATTTGGCAATCTCAAATAGCGGCCATGCGCGGCAAATAGGACTTTTAAAAAAATTAAGATCTTTGCCTAATATAAAAAAAGTATTTATAGGCTCAGGAATAAGATATGATATTATTATCAATGATAAAAAATATGGCTCAAAATACCTAAGAGAGGTTGTTTTTAACCATATTTCAGGTCAATTAAAAATAGCTCCAGAACATTCAGAGGATGAAATATTAAAAAGTATGGGAAAGCCTTTTAAACATAGCCTTATAGAATTTAAGGCTATGTTTGATGAAATAAATAAAGAAGTAGATAAAAAACAATTTTTAACATATTATTTCATAGCCGCATATCCTGATTGTAAACTTGACGATATGTATGAATTAAGAAACTTTATCAAAAGTGAGCTTAAAATTAAGCCTGAACAAGTTCAAATATTTACTCCTACGCCTTCAACGTATTCTACTTTAATGTATTACACAGAAATAAACCCATTTGACAATAAAAGAATATATGTAGAAAAAAATAATAAAAACAAAGAAAAACAAAAAGAAGCTATTATTTATTGA
- a CDS encoding GDP-mannose 4,6-dehydratase, with the protein MKILITGGAGFIGSHLAELYLENGHDVYIIDNLSTGSLNNIKSFQLNDKFRNHLFVYIDTIFNKKKMTELIRKCDFIFHLAAAVGVEYILKHPLESINTNIQGTQIVLELCSKFNKKVLITSSSEVYGKHTHAPLVEDDNIIYGPSSKFRWSYAASKLMDEFTALAYYRTNGLNVIIVRLFNTVGQRQTGAYGMVMPRLITQALKNMPLTVYGDGLQTRTFTYVKDVAQGMFMLMESRSTVGEVFNIGGTEEISILKLAEKIIEQTGSASKIELIPYYQIFDKNFEDMLRRVPSVKKIYRYIGFKPETKLDTILSLIINDIKQ; encoded by the coding sequence ATGAAAATTTTAATTACAGGAGGTGCTGGTTTTATAGGCTCGCACCTTGCCGAATTATACCTTGAAAATGGACATGATGTTTATATTATTGATAATCTTTCCACAGGCTCGCTAAATAATATAAAATCTTTTCAACTTAATGATAAATTTCGTAATCATTTGTTTGTTTATATTGACACAATTTTTAATAAGAAAAAAATGACGGAACTTATCCGCAAATGTGATTTTATTTTTCATCTTGCTGCAGCTGTTGGAGTTGAATATATTCTTAAACATCCTCTCGAATCTATAAATACAAATATTCAAGGAACTCAAATTGTTCTTGAGTTATGTTCAAAGTTTAATAAAAAGGTTCTTATTACCTCGTCATCAGAGGTTTACGGTAAGCATACCCATGCGCCTTTAGTAGAAGATGATAATATAATATATGGGCCTTCAAGTAAGTTTAGGTGGAGTTATGCCGCATCTAAGTTAATGGATGAATTTACAGCTCTTGCTTATTATCGAACAAATGGACTTAACGTAATAATTGTAAGACTTTTTAATACTGTCGGACAAAGGCAAACTGGGGCATACGGAATGGTCATGCCAAGGTTGATTACTCAAGCATTAAAAAATATGCCTTTAACAGTATATGGTGATGGCTTGCAAACAAGGACTTTTACTTATGTCAAAGATGTAGCTCAAGGCATGTTTATGCTCATGGAAAGTCGAAGCACAGTTGGTGAAGTTTTTAATATAGGCGGAACTGAAGAAATATCTATATTAAAGCTCGCTGAAAAAATTATTGAGCAAACAGGTTCAGCTTCTAAGATAGAACTTATACCGTATTATCAGATTTTTGATAAAAATTTTGAAGATATGCTAAGAAGAGTTCCGAGTGTTAAGAAAATTTACCGATACATTGGATTTAAGCCTGAAACTAAACTTGATACAATATTGTCGTTAATAATTAATGATATAAAACAATAG